The Salarias fasciatus chromosome 12, fSalaFa1.1, whole genome shotgun sequence DNA segment TTTTGGAGTGTGATTTGATGCAAATTAAAGCGATTTATCTTTCTGTATCCTGTTCTAGGGTTTGGCAAAAACCACTTCCTTGGAAAATCTGTCTTTGGCGAACTGTCCAGTCTCTGATGAGGGCTTGGAGGGTATGTCACTCCAGAATGTTGTTGTTTACTTTTTTAGTTAAGTGAGTTCCCACAAGATTGTGTTGTATGTGAATACATAAGTCAATTTGCAGCTGATTTACTCTTACATTTTTTAGTCATCTGCCAAAGTGTCAAGTACTCTACAAACATCAGAGTAGTGGATTTTACTGGATGCAGTCTAACTTGGAGGGGAGCGGAGCATATGGCCAACATCATCAAGGTTTTATCTctcattttcagaacttttcctgataatttttctgacatttctgctTTTCTAATTAACTTTTAAGTTTCTGTTTTGAGgtgtataatttaaaaaaaaaaatcatttttgcGTCAGCATCAAGCGCTGCAGAGACACGGTACTGCATGGGCAGAGTCTCTGAGATACCGAAGGCCTCAGTTTGAGGGGATGGGAGGGCTCCGCCGTGTCACGCTGAACGCCAACAGTCTGATTGGTGACCGTGGTGCCTCTGCTCTCGCCTGTGAACTGGCGGAAGACCTCTGGGTTAAAGGTCAGTGAATGTGCTTGTATGTTTaacaaacatttgattttaGCAAAAGAAAAGAGTATTTGTCTTCagtgtattgtttttgttttttgggatttttgaACAGCTGTGGATCTGCAGAGGTGTGGCCTGTCCAATGAAGGAGCTCGCCGTTTGCTGGAGGCCTTAAAAACTAAttcctcactgtgtgtgttggatATTCGGAATAATCCTTTAGTTGGTAAGGAACTGCTTCAAGAAAATCCAGGACCTAATAACACTGGATTAGGTTTATTTTCTCCACAGATCTCCTTTATTTTAAGAGTACAGTCACGTTTCAGCCACCAGGTGTAGCTAATGCACTGTAGCTATTCTTTCTTCTGAACAGCTATATATAATGTTTCAAATATGGAAATGCTTTAATCTTTCTATAGAGATTGATTTTTAATAATAGAAAAAGGATTATTATGAATAATTTTTTCAATGCatgctttgttttccttcacagACAAAGTCCTAATCAAAACTATTTTAGAGAAAGTCCTGATGAATCCTGACGGTCAGTCCTCAGAGGTGAGAATCAGAAACTAATATAATCACTTAAAGTGTGTGGGGAAAATGATTCAAAGTGAGTGAATGCTACATGCGAACACAATATTCTTTATTAGCAGATGTTGCCAGGTCTGCGTTTCAGttgtgtctcctctgttctgtcctGCAGTACTGCTGGATCAAGCCTCCAAGTGCAGAGCCGCAGAAAGCTTCCGGTCCAAAGAGGAGAGCTCCGTCCAGTACAGCAAGAGGAGCAGCTACATTTAGGATCGGTATATTCAAACTGTTCTAACCCTGCATTATTGGCtcttgtctgtttttaaaaaacaaatcatggGTGCTTTCAGGGAATTCTGGGTCAATAAATTCTCTGTTTTGTGACTTCTTTGTGATGCAGCCCCTCATAAAAGGCCGCCTCCTCCTGGAAGACGGGATGCTGGTGCTGCTCACAGGCAGAAGCCAGGTTCCTCCTGTTCTTATGTGCCATGGCGTGCCGCCGCACGAGCTGGACGCCAGCGGTGAGGAGAAATTAACCCAACTATTATCACCAATATTACTGGAACCAGTTCAGATACCACTTCTGGTGGCATTATGTTTTTGTCTTCCAGTTTGAAAGTAAACAAACCTATTTGCTGTAAaagattttcacaaaactaGGGTGTGTTATGTAAGTCATGTGACTGATGTTAAATCAAATGCATTCATTGCAGAGGTCTACCTCCTGGAGTGAGTGTGAGAGATCAAAGCTTCCAGGTGTGTTTTGCTTCTGTTTGTGGTCTTTTAAAGAAATTAACTGACATAAACACCATTTTCCATATTATTTCTGATCATTTGGGAGCTCTCTTTTAAAATAGAGCAGCGATGCACGTACCTATCTGTCTTTTCTCTTAGGCTGCAGCATCTGTGAAGGTTACtgtagagtcagagtcagaagaagaggaggaggatgaagaggcagAGGTCGTGGTGGAAGTGGAGCAGAGACCACCTTCCTTTGATGTCCAGGACAGACTCACCGGGCAGCAGTGTGAACTCCTGCAGGTCAGGGTGACTGGAACTGTTGACATGTGCCTGAACAGCTTTGATGAAGAATTTGCTCgctctgtgttttcctgttaaTGTCCTGTAGATGGAGCTAAAGGAGTGTCGGCTGAGACTGGCAGAGGAGCGCAGGGCTCGGCTGAAAGCTGAGTCCAGGCTCATGGAGGTATTTTCGTTCAGCAGAATATACTTTCCATGTCTTTCATACGAATTGTGTTTTAAAGGACATGAATCCTGAATGTGATGTTCTACAAATGCCTTTGTGCTTAAAGTGCTGCAGAAAGTTCATATTcctggttttgttgttgttactcaGTTTGAATTGGAGAATGCCCGGCTTCGTGACGCCAATACCTCCCTGTCGGAGGCGCTCGCCGCCACAGGCTCCACATCGGCACCAGCAGCCCTGGAAGATGAGGCTGTCCTGCAGAGCATTGAGAACTCCTTCACAAAGTTCCACGCCTTTCTGGATCTCCTCCGGGACGCTGGGTGGGTAGTCCTAAAACGGCCAGGACAAAATGTGCCTTCTGACTTTTCGGAGCTTGCCAGGTCCGGTCTGTATCCCTGGTCATTCaactggtgttttttttaagtcacaacAGCTGTTTTTCTCATGGTGATCTGGCCacacacttgtttttgtttgtttttgtttttgttttcttgttgcaCCATcacaaaaagttgttttgatttatttgagtTGTTTCAACTTGACATGAGATTCTTTATAAAATCTACTTAGTCTGTATTTCACTGaaggtacaaaaaaaacaatatcataaaacatgtttgtatCTAGTTTGGTCAGCTAACATCCACCATGCTGCCTCATTCAGAGGGAAGATGAACATGAAGTCCACCAGGCAGCTCGCAGTAAAATAGATAAATCTCTGTTTTTGCTGGACTCTTTCTTGTTAATTCACAATCCTGCATGGCCTCGGTTTTAGATTTTACTTTCATTCTGTGGTGCCCTTTAACAAACACAGGTCTTTTTGTTCTTGTCCTATTTGGCGTTGGTGTTTGGACACGTGTCGAACCCAGTTTCactctgaataaacaaattGAATGCctcctctgattttttttttttttaactgaattcaTTATTCAGTCAGAtcctctgaaatgtttttacactttttttttttaatggtattGCTGCATTTATTCTAGAACATTTGGaagtgtttttgcttttcaaaaaATTCATGGGCCATGTATGCATCATTAACCGAGCTCATCTCTTTTTGTAGTTTCGGACAGCTTGCCTCGATGGCTGGAATTGATCATTTTGACTTCCGGCCTCTGGGAAGACCTCAGCTCTCCTCCACACTCGGAGCTCACTCAGACGGCGCATCGCTGGTGAAAGAGGAGTGTGGAGACGTTCATGCAAAGACTCATGATGTGCCTTTGGTAAGGGTCTGGAAAGTGgtgtcttttaaatgttttctcatGCCAGTTGTGATGTGATGTATCTATAGTGTTCCAGTGTTGTCtttgcagcctgcagacttACCTAAATGCTTGTATTTTCCATATCCTTTCTTTTAGAAAGTCAGTGATCTACCTGCACCCTCTATTGGAGCATCTACCAATgaagacagattaaaaaatCTGACCTACACTCAGGCTTCAGGATCTGTAGCAGAACCTGGTGtaggtggaggagaagaaccagaCCATTATATAAAGCCTTATACAAGGCACGACTCAGGGTCTGAACACAGCGTCCACAGCCAGATGTCATTTGGCAAAACCTCCAAAACTCGGCGAAGTCATTCCAGAAGCAACAGCGACTCCCACAGAAGCAACGGGTCCTATGAAAACATCCATTCCTACAGACGTCCCTCCCGCGGCAGCTCGTCTGTTAGTGGCAGTGACATAATAAGCGACAAGGCAGAGTCCGTGGGCTCAGCGGGGTCGTGGAGCAGGGGAAAAGAGAGGTCAGCGACGGTCGGAGAACCGTCGcagagcaaaaacacacaggggCAGGTCGATCTGGAGCACTTCAGCGCTCTGACAGTTCAGTCCGATGACGACTCTTTCTGACCTCAGAAATAACAGAAGCCCCGGGACTCTGTGCCTGTTCTTAGTTCTGTTACGTGTTCAcatttttgatcatttcttacatttttttaaagccaagacatggAAAATATCTTTAGATTCTCGATCGTCACGGTTCCAATAAAGTAAATTTAATGTATCAGTTTCCATCTGTGAAGTGTGATGGCAGGTGTTAGTTTTCCAAACTATTTTCAGCTTAATCCTCTTTCAAGTTTATTCTGCAGATCATATTTTTACAAACATAGACCTAATGCATGGAGAAGCATCACGATGTTTGCTGTAAAGTGATGATCTCAATGCTGTTTCTTGTGAATTGGAAGTCCTTTGTGGTTTTTCTAATgcaatttctttgttttgagaagtaaaaaaaaaaaaaggtgtgattttttttttttttttttacatttttttagtAGCATGTGCCTGTAATCTTGATATCAGCTaacaaattttgtttttttgaaaacatgaattGTCATTAAAGCTGAAGTGGTTCATTCTGACTGATATGTTTTATCTCATTTGTCAGACAAATTTTGCATTCAACATTTCAGAGATGACACAAGCTAAGCACTCAAAACAAATGGCAAGATTCAAAATGAAGAAGCAATTTTAAAAATAGCTTATATATTTAGGGTCTGTATAAAGGAGTTTCCCATCGTCAGTGACTTGAGTATTTCATTAAGCAtgtcgttaaaaaaaaaaacatttctttgtctctgcatgtcataaaaacatctttttttgtcTAAAGTCGaggcttcttttttgtttttccagtatTTATATTCACAAAAAGACTAAGTTTAACGCCTGTGGTTCAGGTAAAGGTTTTGATTCTTTGTCACATATTCCCTGGGGAAAGAATCATGATAATAGAGGAACATATCCTTCATCAAATTGACTGTTGGTTAATACtgctctttgttgtttttgaggcTTGAACAGTGTTGGAGTCTATTCACCACTGCTCATGCATCTCACTTGATTGTTAAATTGCATCCgactttttcttcctcccagttGCAACAATGTCTGTTAAAAGGTCTGGCTGCTCGCATGTCACAGAGTGAGTTAGTAGACAGACTTTGTAACATTTGGAAGAGAACACAATGATTCAGTGACGATCTGCGGAGCTCAAAACCTTCAGATTCTGGACTTCATACCAAAGACTCTTTGGACTCATGAGCTGATTTATCTATGAGCTATTTGGGGAGGGCCTTGGCACGCTCTCCTTACAGTCAGGAGATCCATGGTTCGAGTCCAGGTTGGCAGCCTTTCTGTATGGAGGttacatgttcttcctgtgcatcgTTGGGGTTTCTTGGGTACTCTAGTTTCCTCCCAtcgtccaaaaacatgcatttggtgTCTCGGCTAATTGACAACTAAATTGCCTGTGACGGCAATTGGTGTAAAAAGGCCCAATCAGCACAGAAACATCAAAAGGAAGTAGCGCCAATGATTTCAGTGCCTTGTGGTACTTCAATaacagcatttgtttttgaaaaacagctttGAAGGTGAGTAAGGACTTTATCATTGTGTGTAATAAAAAGCATGCTGTCGTGCGATGAGTACGATGTTTGTACTGCCTGCTGCATGAATGAGTGTCGCTCGCTATCAGTGTGCTGAGGCCACTTTGATAAGTGAATTATCAAAGCCGCTCTGCTACTTTCTGTGATTATAGAAGCTTCTACAACACTTGCTGCCTGTTGTTATCGTCTCAGGACACATTCTTAGACTCTACTTTGCACTTTCAGTCTCGGCACTGCCGGAACAAAGGAAGAAGCGAAGAAAACAATGTGAGAACTGCTGTCAGGTTTATGATCTCTGACATGATTAATGCTGCCGTGCAGATATGGAAACGACTGAAGTAGCTTTCGCAGATAGCCTCGGccaagagaggacagagaggaaaaatgcaaattgaagacatttttcacaaactggGAACCGATGACGTAACAAAAGATGAAAACTGTCCAACAGACTGTTCAGTCCAACGTTGATGCTATTAAATCACAATCTGCCTTCCATAAGGGTCTCAAGGTATTTTCATGAAAAGTTTTCACATAAAGACCCCAAGCTCAGAATCACAGCAGTACTTTCTTGATGAGAGGCCGACTGGTACCAGGTTGGTCATTCTGTGAAGGTGGGTTGGTAAAAGCCTCTCATGTGCTCACATTTGTCTGTAGAACATCACTATATACGAGTATGTTCAGATTTCCTCAAGAAAATGAGGATTGCTAAATGGACTTTACTTGAAAAGCTGATTTTAAGCACACACCAAAGGTGATGACTGCCACGCAAGGTGTCAGCCCCCACTGCGATGTATGAGATTCAGTGTCTTACCTAAGGCATATGGTTAACTGAACCACCAACCTTGGGATTGGAAGATCAGCTGTTTCAACTGAGCCACAGTTGTACGCAGAATGTTCTGGCACTAAAAGAGAGAAATACTGGAGTTAAGATGATTTGTATCGTAAAAAGCCATTTATTTTTGCTCTAGCCCCATGGAGATCAAGCAGGACTGTGGATGACCCTTCAACTAAAATGAGACTGAAACCCCTGATCTCAAATATCATGCAAACGCAAGTCAACCAAATTTGTGTAACTGTATAACTTGCATAATCACAATGTCCAGAAATGCCCTCAAAATGTCCAGACTGGAGATCTGTTGACAACAATCTCTCTCTTGAAAACAACCGCCTACTGGAATCAACAAGTCAAGTATCCCAGTTTACAATCAGTCAGAGATGAAGGTTTTCTGGGAGGGCTCCCGCCCAGTCTGCCACACAGCAATCACAGCCTCACATAAAGCAGGTGCCCCGCCGGGGCAATCAGGGCTATTAGCTGGGGCATTACATAAGATTGCTACATGACTGACCCAGTACAAAGAGAAGCTGGGCAGAATTGTTGAACAAACTAACCTCCTCAATACTCGGTGTGCTTTCCACAAGAGCAAATAATAAAGAAACGTGAGCAGTGACGCACGTTCGCCGTCCGTTGCATGAAAATGTCGATTTCTGTACGTCATGATAATAAAAGCTCCACTTTAAAACAATGTTGGTCTGAAAAAGAGGGATGGTTTCAAGCACACATGTGGTTTGTACTGACTGATTCTCAAGACGTCGCCCATCTAAAAACAGATGAGGATTTATCGATTCTACCCTACAGGTTGTCAACTTTCTGCAATAAATGAAACTAATCTTGCTTCTTGGGGAAGTTCctttttctatgttttgttCCCCTACTTTGACCTGTCCTATTTCTTGGATTCGGAGGTGCCACATAGTATGTTGATGTAGGAAGCTAATGGGCATGtggtgggattcaaacctgcgaGTTCTCGATCACACGTCTGCTTCCCTAACCTTAGAGACAGGACAACAAAGTGGATTTACAATATATGATCATCCAGCTGTACTAAGGTCACTTTGCCCTATGTGGCGTTTATTCAAAGACGACAATTTCATGaatgtttaaattaaatgaaacttCTCATTTGTGTTTTGAGAACACAAATGAGAAATTCGGAATTGAGATTATTTCTACGATATGAGCCATTAGGAATGAAAGGAGTCTGACATCTCAGCTCCGATATGTGCCGGTCACGACACAGTTAACACAGTTGTTTGCTTCTAGCCAACAGTAAACAGATACCAATGTCTGGAACTTTCATACAGTTATCAGCTCAGTATTCACCTAATTTGTTTATTAGATGAGGTAATGGCCAGTCAGTACTTCCTTTGGACCATAGTAAAGATAAAAAGCCAGACATGGTATAAACTTGACTGCCAACAGTGTATTTGATAATAAAGTCGATTACTTCCTGAGCGATGGCATTTGGTATAGTACACTAACGTGAAGCATGTGATTAGTGGCCCATGCTCTCCATATGGCCGATGCCACGAGAAAAACTTTCCATGTGTCGGTACGAGCTGACGGACTGTGGAATGTTCTGGATGTGGAGATGAAGTAATGTCCAGATGTACCAAAGTTCAAGCCAAGAGTTTTACACATTGCagggaaaagaagaggaattTCAACAAACCACTAATTTTAATGTTGAATTACCacttttatatacagtatatatatatatatatttgctttcctttatttgattgATAACTAATCGGTAAATTCAAAAGAGAGTTTAACGATAAAGTAAAATATATGAACTGAGTTTATAATCTACTTAATATCCACTTCAGTACTGTACATTATTATAAAGTACATTACACTGGCCTTTCCAAATGCAGAGATCTGCTCTCAAACAAATAATCATTGTGATCAATCAAATATGAATATTTATATCTAACATCCTTATATCtaaattatgcattttttaCAATGCATATTACTAGATATCTGAAGAAATTCAAAGAAAGCTGCCTATTTTGGACTCAAGATTGATCGATGGAAACAACTTCAAGTAAAATTGAATTTAACTTCTAGTATAAACATAATCATAACTCTCCTTTATGTCATATGTCAAACTATTCTTTTTTGGTTGTATTTCCTCCTGTTAACTACATAAACAATATTCAAATAGAACTAATGGTGAGATTGAGTATATTATAGCTTAAAAATAAcctaatataaaaaaaatatataaatactgTAGTTTAAACTCGCACTTATTCACTTACAATAATGAACTTAATCTATGACATATGGTGAGTAAAAAATATTTGCTCtattcatgtctttttttcttgtgtttgtaaGTATATTAATGTAGAAATAACAGCAGTATTACTACTGAAGAATTCCCCAAAATATATGACATTCAAAAATAAGAACCAGGCAACATGCAGGTATTTGAAAGGATAATGGCGTTTATTGATCTACAGTTATGTCCAGATTTCATATTTACTGAATCACAGAAAATCACAGGTGCGTTTGACAGTGCCAGGAGAAGTGCTACACTGTAAAGTTACACACTATATAAATACTGCTACAATCAAAATGTGCCAAAATCCTGAGAAGaattatgagttttttttatttctttctctaaACATGTTTTCTAATAAGAATACAAAATAGCCGCTCAACAATACTCTCTTGGTCAAAACTTTAGCTTGAACACATTCAGGAAATTGCTGATTTAAACTCTCCCTCAGTGAACAGGATACACTGCAAATAAATTACATAACAACACACAATTCCAAAGCTTTACATTTCTTtccagaacatttttttttcttcttttttccttttttttttttagttcgaCTGTACAAACAATGTTACATTCCACAACAATTTCCAACAGGTGTTAAGACAATCATGAGTGGTAAAAATTGGCAGAAAATATACTTATAAAAGTACGGCGTATGTTTATTGCAgagctgtcttctttttttttttttttttagagaggAACACTATATTCCCCTAGAAGAAATGCTACAGGTTTATATTGTTCCACTATGGGTCATAACTTTACAGAAGTGTGGTTACGCAGGTCGCGGATGGACAGGAATGTTGTTATTGGGAAAGGGTCTCCTCTGGCCCACCAAACAAAAGGCAGATTCAATCCGTGTCCGAGCCTATTCATGCATTCGTCCTGTGCTCATCAGTATTTGCCAAGCTCGCACTGGCCGGCGATAAAGCCATTCTAATTACCGCGTTGTCCTTTTGAACCAGCCCACTCCCGATTTTGTAAATGGGTTGCTTAGTCATAGAAGGTCGGCGTTTCGCTTCCCCGAGCAGTTTTCCCTTGAATCGATTTTTGtagtattttcactttttaatgcaACTGTCTTTACTATCTGGAGCCCCCTCTGGGTGGCCTTCAGTTGTTTTCTTGTGAAATCGTGGTTTCCtaagagaaggaagaaaagaaaaaaaaaaacagaattcagGTCATTAGTCGCTTGATTACAGCTTCAAAGCCTTTTAGGTCACTGCTGTCCAAAGTCAGGCCCCAAACACGCTCCGACCAACGCAGCTGCTGAGGCGTACGTCGAATGAAGTTCATTGTGTACCTCCACTCGTGTACTTCTACTATCTTATCTCCTCTGCTTTGTGTTGCAAAAGGTATGCTTATACAACGTGTAGATTTCAGATAAGACCAATGCTGTTGGCAGAGTTGCCACAAACAAGTTGAGAACCGACAGTGTCAGTGTCCACTTATTTTGCAAATAATCTTGAATGAGACACACTGAATGAGCCTAATTTGACAATTCTGAAAAAATGTACTCATGAATCCTGTTAAAGCTAGATTTGTGTTACAAAAGCAGCAgtcagaaacacatttaatgGATGAAATGGAAACATTTCCAGCATTGAAACTTCGAGGGGGGCTGCAGTAAACACACTGACAGGCTGCTGTCTTAATGAGAGCTTCAACTATCTATAAAAActttccacttcctgctcccaAGGCATTTTGAGGATGGGGCGTCTGGGTGCTCAAATAACAGTCTGgtgtgttcttgtgtgtgttagTTAGAGGGTGTGGACCGAGGACGAGCTGCTCTGAACTGTAGACAGAAACAGGTCATTTGATTGCTAATGGGTGTTCTTATACTGGTGTATAAAATCTTATTAAATTATAGTTTGTGGAACATTTGTGTTTTACAGTGGATGAATAAACATCTTTTCTTTGCgggaataa contains these protein-coding regions:
- the cep78 gene encoding centrosomal protein of 78 kDa isoform X2, with amino-acid sequence MVQDSAQIRRQGAQDFMAYYEYACARQESVPLPAIKVNLDKGMLDFNGDRLKLADWPPVLNSISINKHLTHIAISSTYQANLGSGDTDRRYFKTTFKKKIPVIRCKDMTFKLCKALRECLTISPKLKTLHLHGLPLRERDLITLTKGLAKTTSLENLSLANCPVSDEGLEVICQSVKYSTNIRVVDFTGCSLTWRGAEHMANIIKHQALQRHGTAWAESLRYRRPQFEGMGGLRRVTLNANSLIGDRGASALACELAEDLWVKAVDLQRCGLSNEGARRLLEALKTNSSLCVLDIRNNPLVDKVLIKTILEKVLMNPDGQSSEYCWIKPPSAEPQKASGPKRRAPSSTARGAATFRIAPHKRPPPPGRRDAGAAHRQKPGSSCSYVPWRAAARAGRQRGLPPGVSVRDQSFQAAASVKVTVESESEEEEEDEEAEVVVEVEQRPPSFDVQDRLTGQQCELLQMELKECRLRLAEERRARLKAESRLMEFELENARLRDANTSLSEALAATGSTSAPAALEDEAVLQSIENSFTKFHAFLDLLRDAGFGQLASMAGIDHFDFRPLGRPQLSSTLGAHSDGASLVKEECGDVHAKTHDVPLKVSDLPAPSIGASTNEDRLKNLTYTQASGSVAEPGVGGGEEPDHYIKPYTRHDSGSEHSVHSQMSFGKTSKTRRSHSRSNSDSHRSNGSYENIHSYRRPSRGSSSVSGSDIISDKAESVGSAGSWSRGKERSATVGEPSQSKNTQGQVDLEHFSALTVQSDDDSF
- the cep78 gene encoding centrosomal protein of 78 kDa isoform X1, which gives rise to MCRRSKMVQDSAQIRRQGAQDFMAYYEYACARQESVPLPAIKVNLDKGMLDFNGDRLKLADWPPVLNSISINKHLTHIAISSTYQANLGSGDTDRRYFKTTFKKKIPVIRCKDMTFKLCKALRECLTISPKLKTLHLHGLPLRERDLITLTKGLAKTTSLENLSLANCPVSDEGLEVICQSVKYSTNIRVVDFTGCSLTWRGAEHMANIIKHQALQRHGTAWAESLRYRRPQFEGMGGLRRVTLNANSLIGDRGASALACELAEDLWVKAVDLQRCGLSNEGARRLLEALKTNSSLCVLDIRNNPLVDKVLIKTILEKVLMNPDGQSSEYCWIKPPSAEPQKASGPKRRAPSSTARGAATFRIAPHKRPPPPGRRDAGAAHRQKPGSSCSYVPWRAAARAGRQRGLPPGVSVRDQSFQAAASVKVTVESESEEEEEDEEAEVVVEVEQRPPSFDVQDRLTGQQCELLQMELKECRLRLAEERRARLKAESRLMEFELENARLRDANTSLSEALAATGSTSAPAALEDEAVLQSIENSFTKFHAFLDLLRDAGFGQLASMAGIDHFDFRPLGRPQLSSTLGAHSDGASLVKEECGDVHAKTHDVPLKVSDLPAPSIGASTNEDRLKNLTYTQASGSVAEPGVGGGEEPDHYIKPYTRHDSGSEHSVHSQMSFGKTSKTRRSHSRSNSDSHRSNGSYENIHSYRRPSRGSSSVSGSDIISDKAESVGSAGSWSRGKERSATVGEPSQSKNTQGQVDLEHFSALTVQSDDDSF